A single region of the Candidatus Micrarchaeia archaeon genome encodes:
- a CDS encoding histidine phosphatase family protein — MIIYLINSAESEFDKKNIITGSQDVALSEKGKKQAENLGEFFKDKNISMIFTSELKRSKDTAKIILKYLKKKPKVSKIQNFNERKYGLFEAKRWDVISAFYKEHLHKSEGKLFKVILEAKGGESWQDLILRVVEGINDITEEIDKRKAVLIIGHLDVNRVILRYTGNMNEDEMFNIWQTPACINIIKYEKEEFNIQIVNYILSKNR, encoded by the coding sequence ATGATAATTTATCTTATTAATTCAGCAGAATCAGAATTTGATAAAAAAAATATTATAACTGGAAGTCAAGATGTTGCATTAAGTGAAAAAGGTAAAAAACAAGCAGAAAATCTAGGTGAATTTTTTAAAGATAAAAATATTTCTATGATTTTTACTAGTGAGTTAAAAAGGAGTAAAGATACTGCTAAAATAATTTTAAAATATTTAAAGAAGAAACCAAAAGTATCAAAAATACAAAATTTTAATGAAAGAAAATATGGATTATTTGAAGCAAAAAGATGGGATGTAATTTCAGCATTTTATAAAGAACATTTACATAAATCAGAAGGAAAATTATTTAAAGTCATTTTAGAAGCAAAAGGAGGAGAATCTTGGCAAGATTTAATACTTAGAGTTGTAGAAGGTATCAATGATATAACAGAAGAAATTGACAAGAGAAAGGCTGTTTTAATTATTGGACATCTTGATGTTAATCGAGTTATTTTAAGATATACAGGAAATATGAATGAAGATGAAATGTTTAATATATGGCAGACTCCTGCATGTATCAATATTATAAAATATGAAAAAGAAGAATTTAATATTCAAATTGTAAATTATATATTAAGTAAAAACAGGTGA
- a CDS encoding GTPase translates to MARKTMRNPFGRIKWIIKESDAIVEVVDARDVEGTRNQAIEKLARGKRLIIAINKSDLITTKPELKTRLDYLFLSSKKKYGKNKLLDLITKNTRKDQLKVGILGYPDVGKSSLINYLVGRKAVKIGPTPGVTKGKQYIRINERLLLIDSPGVYPRKEGRTSLVMKSAVDVDKVDNPEEIAIRIIKQFIAKKEKKFFKYFDISITDDPEYALKQIAKRRRLLLKDGELNIYEASKILIREYQKGNIFLR, encoded by the coding sequence ATGGCAAGAAAAACAATGAGAAATCCTTTTGGAAGAATAAAATGGATAATAAAAGAGTCTGATGCAATTGTAGAAGTAGTTGATGCACGAGATGTTGAAGGAACAAGAAATCAAGCAATAGAAAAATTAGCAAGAGGAAAGAGATTAATTATTGCAATTAATAAATCTGATTTAATAACTACAAAACCAGAATTAAAAACAAGATTAGATTATCTTTTTTTGAGTTCAAAAAAGAAATATGGTAAAAATAAACTTCTTGATCTGATTACTAAAAATACTAGGAAAGATCAATTAAAAGTTGGTATTTTAGGTTATCCAGATGTGGGAAAATCTTCATTAATTAATTATTTAGTTGGAAGAAAAGCAGTAAAAATAGGTCCAACTCCAGGTGTTACAAAAGGAAAACAATATATACGAATTAATGAAAGATTATTGCTTATAGATTCACCAGGAGTATATCCAAGAAAAGAAGGGCGAACTTCATTAGTTATGAAATCTGCTGTTGACGTAGATAAAGTAGATAATCCAGAAGAAATAGCAATAAGAATAATAAAACAATTTATAGCAAAAAAAGAAAAAAAATTCTTTAAATATTTTGATATTTCAATTACAGATGATCCAGAGTATGCATTAAAGCAAATAGCAAAAAGAAGAAGATTACTTTTAAAAGATGGTGAATTAAATATTTATGAAGCTTCAAAGATTTTAATAAGAGAATATCAAAAAGGAAATATTTTTTTAAGATGA